ATGAGATGGCTTTGTGGGAGAATTTCGTCTTGTGCCAGCGATCAAGGAGAGTATGTGGGAGaggaaggaagagagaggagcaAGAAGGAAGGGCAAGAGGGAAGggcaagagagaagaagaaggggagaagaggcgGGGTCTTTGTGGCGACTAAGCAAAACAATTGCTAGAGGAAACATTTGGAGATAGTCTTGGTTTGACCATGGTCTGATCTGAGGCGGCTTCGCGTTGGGTAAACTTTGGGTTGGAGATGCGATGGATTGCTTGGGGGTGGAGCAATTTTTCTGGAATTTGAAGACAAAGGTGATGGAAGCAGGTAGTATGTTAAATACAGGACAACAGATGTGCTCCAAATTCGAGATACGCCGTAGttgaaccaaaaaaaaaaaaaaaaagaagagaaaagaaaaagactgagctgctggtgctgtggGAACTGGGGTCAATAAAATAGCAACAAAGAGCAGTGGCCTAGAAAtcaaaacaaagcaaaccAACGCAGCCCAAGATAGTTCAAGTCCAACAAAGTAGCTATAATTAGCACAAAAAATGACTTCATTGTTTTTTCCCCCATGTCACGATCAAAATAGAAATCACGTCAAAGACAGTATGTCATAGCGATGCAAGTCATTTAATGAAAAGGGTGCATTTGTGATAATATTCTCACgaaaaagatgatgatgtgtAATATTCACCCTATTGAAGTACAGAAAGAACCCTTTGTTGAAAACCAGTAACCCATTTCCTTGTAAACCGTTTGTTAAAGCCAAATTATCCTTATAAATAATTCATCATCAGATTGATTTCGTGAGAAGTAAAGTGCGGGTGTTCGCCGCTGACCATTTAAGCTTGGTCTTGCTTCTTGCCGAGAAGTTATTGCTCATTCTCAGCGGGAGTGGCCTTTGGGACACCTTCTGGAGCATCTTGGGACTCTTCAGCGGCCTTTTGCTCAGCAGGGAGCTCGGCAGGAAGCTCGGCAGCGGCCTCGGCGAGAGCAGCTGGGAGACGCTCAGAGAGGCCCTCTTGGATGGGGCCAGGGAGCTGAGCCTGGACGCTCTcagagagctgctgctcttgctgatCGACGAGGACTTCTTGGATGTGAGAATACATGAGGgccttgcctttgccttcatACTGAGGCTCGCGGAGATTGTCCAGATTCTGCTCGGTGGTGGTAATAGCGATATCATCTTCCTGCTCCGCGAGAGCCAtagcaatagcagcatcgtcttcgagCGTAGCATCAAGCTGAATGGCACTATCAAGGCTTTCGACGGAGTTGTTTGGGGCACGGTATCCGGAAGATTCGCCAACTTCGTCGACATGGTAGAGCGAGGAGTCATAGGGGAAGGGGCCATATACGAGATAATCGGTGCTGTCGTCTTCGGCTGCTTCACGCGCAAGGGCATCACGATGAAGTTGACGCTTTTCACGATAGCGAGAAACGCacatggcgatgaagcagGGAATGACCATCATCGCAAAGAGGCCAACGATACATCCGGCGATGGCAGCGTAGAAGGTCTTGTGCTTGATGGCGTCTGCCATGATGAAAACTTGGAAGAAGTTGGTGATACAAATGAACTTGATGGTTTTGCTTTTGGGAGGAAAGAGAGTGGGACATTTAGCTGAGGAGCGGATggaagaggggaggggagaaggaagagatggatgtgATGGACGTACCTTGTTTGCTTTGGCTCTCTTCTcggagaaagaagagaagctgatgattgagaatgatgatgaatatGATGAGGCTTTGTGCTCAGATGCGTTGGAACGAGATGCTTAGCGATGAGAGGAACGAATGAagctcgaagaagaagggagtggagatggaaagaagaagcttgcAGAGGTTGGGGGGAGCTTTGCAGATTTTGAAATAGAAATTTCAGAGCCGGGGGGGGAATTTCTGACAATTTGGGGCGAAATAGTGATTGGGGGGGAGAGGGTGGCTGTATTCCGCAAGTGTTGGCAGCTGGTTGTGGTCCGTCTGCCCCCAAAGGGTGGTCTCCCCcctattttttttcgtgAAGGGTGCTAGAGGGGAGCTGCAATGTGAACGAATAGATGTTGAAAGTGATATACTTCTGATGGCACGAGAAGCCTCTGAATAAAAATGAGGAGGAAAGAAAGATTATTCTCTGAGATGGTGGATAGTTGCTGTGGATGCTGCTGGTATTGAAGTCTGCATGTCGAGGTAGGTGTATGGCAGCTGGGTTTACTAATAGCTCAGTTATCATATATTGGGCTGATGAAGAATTTCACATTCGATAATGTGCTTGATATGGTCGTTTGTCAACATGGTGGAAGAAAGCAGGTGTGCATTACTTTGCACGTGAAATCATCTTGGTAGGGCTGTTGATCTGGTAACTGCTGAGGGCTGCAAACGAGGAGTCACCGCAAACTACTTGCTCCCCCTATCAGCTGctaggggaaaaaaaaaggtcattGTGGTTTTACTTTACACTTGAAtacttgtttttcttttcaacaGAGGGCTTTTGTGCTGGCATGAGCAACGCGGATTGTTTACTTTTATGGAATAACAGATTCAGCTATTGATAGGCCTAGTCAGCTGAACTTTTGCCAGTTCTATCTCGGTTATTTTCCTCTGCCAATACGTCATTGCTGCAGGAACATTCGCCCTGTTTTGTCAGATTGTGGATGGAATCTTTGCGAATTTTATTTCTCTCAGCTGGATACGTTCATGATGCTTCAGGATATTGGaagctcagcagcatcgTATCCTTCATTGCCTatcttcttgcttttttgcttttgttCATATCAAAGATACACAGCCAGACTAATTTGATTTGTTTCGGCAGATAAAAGCTCGCAAAGATTTTCTAGAATTGCAAGCAGCACATCCGAACACGTACACGACACGCCCACCGCGTTTTACGACACACGAGTTCGAATATGATTGCGGTTGACGATTAAGGCCTATGGAATTTCTGCCAAGTCACGCCTtgtggagatgaagaagatgcgtGGGCTGGTAGGCAATCGATCGCTGGAATAAAGCAGAATCCAAACGAACATTCGATCAACTCACGATGCAGCGAGAGCATCTCATCAGTCTTTGAAAATCGACATCGAGCTACTTTCCAAGCAGAGAGTTTTACTAGGCAAGATGGATAGAGTTTCTTATTAATTTTGGTCAGCTAATTGTTCAACACCAAGttctttgccttgtccaCCAAGCCGTTTCCATTCACGCTCTTTTCGCTTTCAAGTCGCGCGGCCCTCTCCGACAGAGACTCGCTGTTCTCGGGATCAAAGAACGGCCGCTCCCCAAAGATGGCAGTTCGCTTTCCTTCCCGAAGCTCGGTGTCGTAGCCGCCGGGAATGGCCTTGTGGGCGATGACTCGGTTGTCCCAGAAAGCAACCGCGCCGGGCGTCCACTTCCAGCGGGCAGTCACGTCGTCTGCGTTGGAGAGATGCTCGCGGAGAAAGGCGAGGATGTGGTGAGACTCCTGGGCGTTGAGCTCCTGGATGCGCTCGAGGAAGGTTGGGTTGTAGAAGAGAGACTTGAGGCGGGTTACGGGGTGTGTTCGGACCAGGGGATGGGCGGTGGAGATGGGGGATCTGTGTGGTGTTCCGCCGCCGTTGATGGAGCCGAGATAGGCTCTCTGTATGATGCTTTGGTTAGTTTTGACAAGTACCGGCTGATGATTCAAGGGCAGGGGTCCAACGACGATGAAATACGTACGTCTGAAGAGTGGACTCCGTGGAGACCCTCGATGGCCTTTTGGAAAGCTGGGCTGAGTTTATCAAAGAGGCCGGTTTGGCTGGTGAAGATGGTGTCTCCGCCGCTGGGAGGCGTCTTGAGCAGGCGAAGCAGGGTATACGCAGGCGGGTTCACCTCGTAGGTGTGATCGCCGTGCCACTCTCCAGAGAAGTTGCCATGGCCTCGGATGTTTCTGCCATAGGTTAGTAAGTAGCTCAGTGTTCAATATGGTTTTATGCATGGTCAAAAGACTTACCCGCCTCGGCCGATGATGGTTACATGTCTGGGGTCCTGCTGGTTGGGATCTCTGTCTTGCTATTGTGTTGGTTCTATGTTAGAGGTGCATTCAGGGATCATTGTCAAAGATGGAGCTACGTACAATGCCATAGTATGATGCAAGCTCGTGCTGCTGGTCAAGAGTAATGTCCTGATcacggaagaagacgacaCCTCTCTACATTTTAAGCGTCAGTTGGTGCTTTTACGGGGGGAATATtctccttcgtcttcttcctctttatccccgtctctcttctttgtttcaAAACTCAAATGCGTACCTCCGCTACCAGCAGTGCCAGCTCGTCCTTTTGCTGGTCGGTCAGCTTGCTCAGCTGGACTCCCTTTAGCTCGGTGCCGATGTATGGAGTGACCTCCTCAACGGCAGTCGCTAAGCTCAGCAGTGAAGCCTTGGCTGGGTCGGCGAAAAAAGCTCGATCGCGGGCTGGGACGAATTCCTTGAGCGCCTCGTGGGGAGGCTTATACGCCAGCACGGCAGGGGTGATTGCGGTGCCGACAAGGACGCTTGGGGTGAGGACGTTGGCCATGCTGGATATGACCTGTTGGTGAggttttttgtttcttgatTTTTGACGGTTTGATTTCTTCTATCCTTATCCCTTGTCTTTTTTCAAGTTCCTTTTCGCTGATCCTTTCTTGCCCCTTTGCCTTTTATACGACCAGGGCTCTGGCTCTCAGCTCTGATTTAAAAGCAACACAGCAATGATTTAAAGATTGCAACGACTAATCGTTTATGACGGACCAATCGGCTCATTGCCCCGATGCGAACGCATCCTCGGAGTTGTCAAATCTGCAATCGCCATGCCCATTCAAGATGACGCCAGCGCTGATAACCCCGCGAATTCGTGCATCCAAGCACGCAGTTGGTAGCCACGCCGACGATCTCGCATTCAATGCGCAAGTGATGCATCCCGCGGGGAAGCTAAGCTCGAAGCTCTGGGATGTGGAATCAAATATCTGGATTGGTATATTGCTGGTTGTTTAGGGCCGGACAAGGGCCATGATACCATTATTAGGTTGCAAACGCCATCCACCTGATAGGTCTAAGATGCGATGGCAGATTGCTTAGCTCGCAGAGGCGGGAAGCTTTATATGTTCCTGTAGACTATCGATAGATACCATGTAAGTCACGGTATTGAGCGCCTGTTGCGCTTGGAGGAATGTTTAGACACATCATGGATGATACCATTTCCATATCGAAGACGTGATTTTCAGGCCATGCAGCCTCACGTCAAAAGGCGAGCGCAACGTGATATTTCGTTAGCTTGATCCTTCTTTGAGATGCCGGCAGCTGAAACGAGATGGTGACTGGATGcaaatttatatatactttagGATATGTTGAACAAGattaattaaaaatacaTTCGGAAAGATTACTATTTCACATTTCCGATTGTATCATCTTTGACCTTTAGTTTCCAGACGATCTGTTATGTAattggcagccatggcgattgAATCAACCGAAACAGCAACTCCATCCGAAGCGGTgcttgaaaaagaaaggcccATTGATGCTGCGAGCTCAAGCTCCAACAAGAGCGATGTGCCCGATAGTAACGAAAAGTCCGCCGTTGTGGTCGAGTCTCAATACGAGACGTCGTCTTCCAGTTCCAACAGCGAGGTGTTTGACATCAAGGCGATTGACCCCGTCTTGGCTCGGAAGATGGCGCTGGTGAACACTGCGATTGACGAGATTGGCATGACGAGCTTCCAGTGGAAGCTGTTTTGGCTGAATGGGTTTGGATATGCGGTTGACTCGGTATGAACTGCATGACTCCCAAGCAACTCTCGTCAACTAAAAATAGTCTTTGTGTAAACTGACATTTGCGAGTTTTAATCTTTTGCAATTGTAGCTTCTAGTTGTCTGCCAGTCTATTGCCAATCCGGCAGTCCAGCAGGAATATGGACTGCCGAGTGCTCACATATCCGGCATTCCTCTGGCTTCACAGGTTGGTCTCTTGGTGGGAGCTGGCATCTGGGGTTTCTCTGCCGACATCATTGGCCGGAAATTGGCCTTTAACACGAGTCTGCTCTCTTGCGCCGTGTTTGTGCTCATTGCAGGCGGCATGCCATCATACATTTCCTTCTCTGCCATGTAAGtggttcttttcttttgaaaCCAGACTTTCGGTTGAAATGTTTAACCAATCATAGCGTGGCCATCTACTCGGCCGGTGCTGGAGGCAACTACATCCTCGACGCTACGAATTTCCTCGAGTTCCTCCCCACCAGCTACGCATGGCTCGTCACCTTCATGGCCGTCTGGTGGGCTGTTGGATACACCATCACGGGTCTCCTGGCATGGGCTTTCATGAGCAACTTTAGCTGCGCGCCCGACGCGGCGGTATGTACTCGAGCGGACAACATGGGCTGGCGATACCTTCACTTCACTTGCGGCGCGCTCGTGCTCGTCATGGCGTTTGCGCGGCTGGCGTTTGTGCGCATGGTGCAGACGCCGCGGTGGCTCATTGCGCAGAACCGCGACGAGGAGGTCGTCAAGACGCTCAACGACCTTTCGGCACGGGCAGGGACGTCGCACAGCCTGACGCTGGAGCGATTGCAGGCCGAGGGCGTGGTTCTGCACACTGAGGAGTCCGTCTGGTCGCCGCTGCGGCTCAAGAACCACTTCAAGGGCCTCTTCCAGACGCGCAGGCTGGCCTGGTCCACGACCGTCATCCTGGCCAACTGGTTCGTCATCGGCATGGTCTCGCCGCTGTACAGCGTCTTCCTGCCCTTCTATCTGCAGTCCCGGGGCGCCGTCGTTGGCGACAGCTCCAACTATGCGACGTGGAGGGACTACGCCATCAACCAGGTTGCCGGGCTTGTCGGGCCCGTGATTGCGGCGGTGCTGATTGAGACCAGGTGGTTTGGGCGACGGGGCACGCTTGCTGTGGGCGCGCTGATCACGATGGTGTTGCAGTTTGGCTATACGCAGATCAAGACGCCGGCGCAGAATCTGGGTGTTTCGGCGGCCATTTCGGCGGCATCGTAAGTTTGCGACTTTATACCTCGTCACTCAGAAAAGGGGCTAATATTGTTTTGTAGAAACATTTACTATGGCACGATATATGCGTATACGCCCGAGATCTTGCCTTCGGCGCATCGTGCGACGGGCTATGGGCTCTGCGTCGTCCTCAACAGAGTCGGCGGCATTCTGGGCGTTTTGGTGGGAAGCTATGCGAATGTAGAGACGACGGCGCCGTTGTTTGTGTGCGCGGCCTTGTTTGGGCTGCTTGTGATTTTGAGTTTGATAC
This portion of the Trichoderma atroviride chromosome 6, complete sequence genome encodes:
- a CDS encoding uncharacterized protein (EggNog:ENOG41~TransMembrane:2 (i9-27o33-58i)), producing MISRANKTIKFICITNFFQVFIMADAIKHKTFYAAIAGCIVGLFAMMVIPCFIAMCVSRYREKRQLHRDALAREAAEDDSTDYLVYGPFPYDSSLYHVDEVGESSGYRAPNNSVESLDSAIQLDATLEDDAAIAMALAEQEDDIAITTTEQNLDNLREPQYEGKGKALMYSHIQEVLVDQQEQQLSESVQAQLPGPIQEGLSERLPAALAEAAAELPAELPAEQKAAEESQDAPEGVPKATPAENEQ
- a CDS encoding uncharacterized protein (EggNog:ENOG41~TransMembrane:9 (i93-114o134-151i158-175o181-200i212-239o259-280i353-381o401-419i428-447o)), with translation MAIESTETATPSEAVLEKERPIDAASSSSNKSDVPDSNEKSAVVVESQYETSSSSSNSEVFDIKAIDPVLARKMALVNTAIDEIGMTSFQWKLFWLNGFGYAVDSLLVVCQSIANPAVQQEYGLPSAHISGIPLASQVGLLVGAGIWGFSADIIGRKLAFNTSLLSCAVFVLIAGGMPSYISFSAIVAIYSAGAGGNYILDATNFLEFLPTSYAWLVTFMAVWWAVGYTITGLLAWAFMSNFSCAPDAAVCTRADNMGWRYLHFTCGALVLVMAFARLAFVRMVQTPRWLIAQNRDEEVVKTLNDLSARAGTSHSLTLERLQAEGVVLHTEESVWSPLRLKNHFKGLFQTRRLAWSTTVILANWFVIGMVSPLYSVFLPFYLQSRGAVVGDSSNYATWRDYAINQVAGLVGPVIAAVLIETRWFGRRGTLAVGALITMVLQFGYTQIKTPAQNLGVSAAISAAS